The Heteronotia binoei isolate CCM8104 ecotype False Entrance Well chromosome 11, APGP_CSIRO_Hbin_v1, whole genome shotgun sequence genome includes the window GTTTTTAAAGTTGATGGATCACCTGCCTTTGTACTGATCAATCaaatgatttaatttaatttgcatgTTATTTAAAAAGCAACATGGTTTGGATACGGAAACCTAAAATAACTTGTGGCTGAATCATTAAAAGCTGCCACATGCTTAGTAGgaaaggccattttaaaaagactttCCTTTCCAATTCCAGTAGCACACCAGAACCAAAATAGTTCTCTGACCCCAAAGAACAAACAAACATTTGCTCTCCAAGCCAGAACTGGAATCCATAGCTTAAAACTGTTTTAATCTGAAAAATGTGCCCGTCCCGCCTGTATTACATTTTTTACTGAGTTGTATTGTTTAATCCTAGACTATtaatttattgttgtattttaactcttTTTATGCCTGTAATcgccctgagcccatatgggaaagggcggaatataaatccgctaaataaataaataaattgagggGGGTTTCCTGGATTGACCATCATTTGTGAATTAATATTTCCCAGCCGGCCTATAAATTAGGGCCAAATTTACTATTAAGTTGGGGATCTGTGATTTAAATTAGCCACAAAGAGCCACTGCTTGGAAAGGTGTGAATAGAGGCTATAGTGCTAGGGAGATGAGGTTCTCCCTGTATGTTGCCCCAGGCAACAATGCCCCCAAGTTGCTTACTGCTCTAGTAGGGAAAAACTATAGGCACCCATACCTAATCAATTTACCAGTATAAAATAGTGTAACAGGGAGACATGGTGAAATGGGGACACATGGGCTCAAATCTTCACTAAGAGATGAAACGCACTGTGTGATCTTAGGCCAGTCATTCTCCTACAGGATAAGCCATCTCACAGAACCACTGTGAGAACTGGGGAATAGGGGGTGGAGGGAAGAACCATATATGTTGCCCTTAGCACCTTTGTGGGACAAGCATGTACTAAATAAAAAACACTCATTAAACtttgcagccatttttttcaatGTAACCATAAAAACACTTCATGTAACTCATGCCCACCACCCAGTAGTTGAACTGGCTTTGTTACTCACCTGACACTTCCACATAACCATCTTTCGTTTTCACCGTCAGTTCCTCAGGTTTGAAGCTTTGCACATTGACACACACTTTCCACGGCTCTCCGGACAATGACGAAGGACTTCCCCCAAAGGGAGCCCCTTCGGTGTAACCCCCAAACCTGGAGCTGTATCCTGGTGGAGAAAGGCCAGTGCTGCGGACCATCCCTGATCTCAGCGGGCCTGGCCATGCTGTGGTCAGCCTTGGGCGAGCCCAATCTGGCCAGTCTGCAGTTAGGTCTCCCGAAAAGGGGGACATCCCAAAGTCATCATCCAACAGTCGAGAAGACAAGCTGGATTCTCTGAAGGGGTCTCGAAGGCTTCGGTGCCGTCCAGGATAGTGACAGGAAAAGGGCATCTGGCTGTCAGCCATGATTCTCTCTTTGTCAGAATCCACAGAAAGGAGGGggatctaaaaaagaaaaaaaaccaacaCAGCTGTTCTTAATTGCCCTTGAAAGTTTCCAAGCAGTCCTTTTCTAGTCCCGGAAACAAAAGCAGCACTTGAGTGACATCCAAAAGCAGAGATCCGTCTGCTTAACCCACAAAGTGCTTCAGCAGCTGTCAGAAAGGTGGGGAGGAAATTAAATTTCAGCTTCAGGATCCTGTTTCAATCTTCACAACCTGCTTATCCTCCCCTCTTCCTACCTTGCCAGGCAAAAAACTGAAATAATGAAGCAGGGCTTCAAAGCTCAGTCTTGCACAAACTAAGCAGAGGTCTTCTTTGCGTGAATTCCAGAgtagaaggggaaaaaattgttCGGCTAAAGGATTAAAAGAAATTCACCTTTTTGTTCCACTTGGGCAAAAGCCTCTTTGCCTGTTCTCAAAGAGGAACTTAAATACACTGTTCTGGTAGGAGCCGAGAAACTTCTCTAAAGTTCCAGATGACTGTCTGCCCTTTTTATACACACTTAATGCCTGAGGAGTGTTGCAATTCCTGCCCTGCAAGCTGTATTTTTGGAGAGGATGAAACACCCCTGGAGAATCCGAGCTGCAACAGCTGACCTCATCCCAATGGGGCAAGCATACCGAAATGGAGATCCAACTTTAGGCAGCCTGTCTCACATATCccagcctctccctccctccccttctcttgccACCGtgatatataccacaagtcaagTATGCTATTATTAGCATGGAGTGTCAGGCCTGCCTCCCTATGCATGCCTCTGAAGATTGACTCCTGGGACTCTTAGTTTATAGCAGGAGCCTTTGTTTAGAAGAGTCCCCTTCCCCTCCAGTTTTAACTGGTTCAGCTCCTGTACCTTTAAACATGCAGACACTAAACCAGGGAAAATTTCTCTTTCTCGCCTCTCCCCTTATCTCCATTCTAGGAAAACATTTACCTTAGTTTATGCCTATCAGCCAATAGTGTAACCAGGAgataagaacctaagaaaagccctgctgcagcTAGCTCAAAATACAGCTAGATGCTTCCAGAAAGtccaaaggaaggagagaaactCGCCTTCACTGTCCTtttaatagagttgccaacctccacgtgaggcctggagatctcctggaattataactgatattgAGACAACAGAGAGACAATaggtgctttggaaggtagactctatggaattatagcctgctgaggtcTTTACatttcccaagctccaccctctctaggctccacccccaaatatcctggaatttcccaactgggagttggcaaccctggtaaACAGAAAACCAGCATGTTCCTCCCTTTCTTGGCTTGCCATACAGGATTTCTATTGGCAGAGAGTTTTTAATGTAGGCCAGTGTTTTACAGCAATGAAGACCATTCTGCAATCGCATTCCACTCCATGTGTGAACTAGGCTGGCACCCCTGCATTAAATGTTATGAGGCTTGGGAGCTCTGTATTTAACTCCTGTCGTGGAACTCTGCCCCTAACAGATAAAAGGGAAAACCAAAATGCCACACAACAATTAGTCTTACCAAGCTGCAATGGTTTGGCAATCCCCAGAAGCTTTTTGGCTCCAGTGCACCTAACATTTGCAGGCTGACATTCAACTTGCCCAACATCACATGCGAGATAATTATTGTTTGTAGCAAATTAGTCAATCTCCGTTCTAGTTAAGGCCTGAAGAGACAGTTTCAAATATGTCAGACCCCACCATCTCTGCTGCAGTTACATGCCTTGTCAATCTGGTGTAATACAGTGGCTGAGAAGAACTTGAACTGTAAACTGTGATAAATTAATGAAAGAGAGGTCCATTGATGAATGCTAGCTGTGAGAGAAAAATAGGGCCTCCTGGTTCCAAGGCAGTGTATCTTTGAACGGGATCTGGGGGTAAACAAGAGTGGAAGCCTGTTGCCTTCATGCCATTTTGCAAGCTTCACAGAAACATTTGGCTTGCTCCTGTTGGaaggaggatgctggactaggtagaaTGTTGGAATTTCTGAAATGGGAATTAACAAAAGGTCTGTTGCTTTCATACCTTAGGTTGCTGAACTAAATGGTCCTTTGCCTGATCTAGCACTGATCTTCTTTATACAGGAGTCAacaagcaccttaaagacttaaaatTCCTTTCAGTTTCagattttgtgagtcagagcttacTACTTCAGATGtataagggtgttttcgcactcaccttcagccggcgccgcgaccctcttgacgacggaggatctgtgctgatttcccacacgaagcgctggagcaaccagaagagccgccaatttccggcgcgaagcccgctcaaacgtaaatcgccaagaagcaggaaaacgcttgagcgggcttcgcgccggaaattggcggctcttctggttgctccagcgcttcgtgtgggaaatcagcacagatcctccgtcgtcaagagggtcgcggcgccggctgaaggtgagtgcgaaaacaccctaagagTGTATGTAAGAGTGTACACGCTGTTAGGCCTGATTCTATATACAGTGGGTGTGCATGTGCTGTGTTATAAAGACAGGCTGGTTTAAAAGAAAATCCAATCAAAGGAGTCCTTCATACAGAGTGGGTGTGAGACACTCCCAACTAAAATTGCAAAGTAGAATACACCTCAGGGATCTTCTGTGTTGCTACACCCATGCTTCAGATTTAATCTCTGCTGTGGATCCAGTTTGCCAGCCATTTGTTTAATCCATTAACGTACTGGGTGGATGTGGGCCTGATTTTAACACTGAAAGGGGCATGCAGGTCAGGACAGCGGaatcccccttccctccttccctcacctAGCTTGACTTCTATACCAGAAgtctgagagagaaaaaaatctggGGAAAGGTGGGAGAGGGTGGAGAGTTCAACTCACCTCATTTACATTCTCTTTTAATGTTAAAACCAGAACCCTCATTCCTCTGCTTTATGCATAGATGGGGCAAATATCTGTTTCAACAATagtagctgccgccaccaccactaTGCCTAAGTCTGACACAGTGTAACCTTAGGAAAGTGGCTGGTTTGGTTCCCCCCCTCTGCAGTACAGGCATAATAATATTGACCTACTTTGTGAGATTATTATTACTTTATACTGAAATAATGTGAGAGACACCTTTTGAATACTTAGAGTGCTACAACCCATTCTGAATTGCTATAGACCCTATAGGAAAAATTCCAGTAGAGTGGTTGTGTTACCTACAAAAGTGATTTTTTCCTGTCTTTTTAAGATTTAGATGTGTCCATCTcctttgtatcctgcctttcatcTAAGGAATTTATATGGGGCTCTTCCCCCAACCcacttttatcctcacagcaatcctgtgaggtagattaggcgaGAAATAGCAACCAGCCCAAGGCCATCTGGTGATCTTCATGGACTGAAGGGAGGCTAGAAGTCTGCTTGGTCCAAGTTTAGCACTTGCTCGACTATACCTCATGGGATCTGTGGGCCAAGTCTCACAGTACTGTCTTTATATCTGCCTTGTTCCATATGTACCTATCTGCCTGCAGGTTAAGATCTTTGGGAGAAGCCCTTCCCAGTCTGGCCCCACCTGCAGTCAAGTAAATATGCACTGTGGGGGAGACCAGAAGGGCTGGGCCCTGGAACAAAGGGGAGGTGTCCGCCATTCCACAGTGTTGACAGCCTAACCGATACCAGCATATGGATTGTAAGAGTGCTAAATAATAACTATAAACATCAATGGATGTAGCGCTAATAATAAGTGTTACATTGACGTGCGTCTTGGACCTTCTGCTGATTGTAAATTACGTCTTGGACCTTCTGCTGATTGTAAATTATGCGTTTGTGGCTTTTATAGTATATTCTAATTTATatgctgtttttatttgttgttagctgccctgagcctgtgataaaataaataattggcAATTTTAAATTGTGAGTttaattcagggctttttatttgttttataattttaatgttatttacattgtaagccacctcaagaTAGGAAGGCGGCTAATAAaggttttaagtaaataaatcagTAAATAAAATATACTGTTTATATTGTAGCTTACAATGTACCTTGCATATATTGTACCTTCTTATGACAACTCTATTGATTGATACTGAGCCCCATATTGTCAGGAGAGATAAGTCTACTTCTACCCCACCAGAACATTATCCCCATGTGTAGGACTTTTCTTTTGCTCATAGGAATGACTGGCAGCCATCTGagtggtcaccaaatgagaagggagcactcattggagaagaccctgatcctgggaaagacagaaggcaaaagaagaaggggacggcagaagatgagatggctggatagcattactgatgtaactaacttgAATTTGaacggacttcggaggatggtggaagacaggagggcctgatgtgacttggtccatgggagtcgcaaagagttggacttgattgtgcaattgaacaacaaaGTAAAGCAGTGCATTGTGGGACAATGTGGGTGCAGGGGCTATATCAGACCTTGGTGATCCCAGCAACTGGAACAGGAAGCATATTTTGCCTCATCTCAAACTGACCTTCAAGACTGAAGCCTGTTTACTTTGTCtcacaaaataaaatgaaaaccaAGCTAATCCTGAACTGCATAGCCTCTGCTCCAGGGGTTGTGTTTCTTGATCACTGTAGAGTGTGACAGAATCAGGGGCAGTCTTAACTAACTAGCAACGGGGGCAACTATCCTGAGCCCCATACTGGGGGAACTGGCagtatgtgatgtcacttcctgccttTGTAAAACatgaaaggctgagggacttgggaatgttcaatatggagaagaggaggttgagtggGGGAGACATTATTGctctaagtatttgaagggctgtcacttagaggagggcagggagctgttcctactctccacaccagtttggtgtggagagccagtttggtgcagtggttaagtgtgtggactcttatctgggagaaccgggtttgattccccactcctccacttgcagctgctggaatggccttgggtcagccatagctcttgcaggagttgtctttgaaagggaagctgctgtgagagccctctcagccccacccacctcacagggtgtctgttgtgaggggaggagataagggagattgtaagttgctttgagtctctgattcagagagaagggtagggtataaatctgcagtcttcttcttcttctattggcaACAGAGGCTAGAACTCACAATAAtaagtttaaattaagggcaggaaggtatcaGCTGGATAgcagaaaaacttttttacaatatgagttgttcaacagtggaatcagctactaaggaggtggtgagctctccctcactggcagtctttaagcagcagctggacaaacacttgtcagggatgctctaggctgatcctacattgagcagggggttggactgatggcctctatggccccttccaactctgtgattctatgatatgaTTTCCAGTGGAAACCAGAGATGAAACATAACACTAGGGTGTTGCTCAGGATTTCTCAAACCATTATCATTAAaccccattcccctccccccaatttcttctTGCTGGCCTTTGAGGCACTGGCAGGCAATAGACAGGATGGATGGGTTGTTGGGCGAGACTAGCTCCAGTTTAGAGTTTAGTATAACACTTTACATAAGTAAAGTATCTCTTAATTTCTCTCTATTAGATTCTTGAGGGCACATTGATATGGCAAACCTTGAATTCTGCTGGAACAGAGACAGGGAAGTATTGACGGTCAATGCCTTCCATTGACTGTTTAAACAGATGGCGTGACCTGAATACTTCTGGTATTGCTGAAATAACATGTTTGAGAAGACAAGCAAACATTTGGGAAGAGAAAACCTACTTTGCAAGAATGCCCAGCTTGAATGGGGAGGGCCAGGATGCTGAGAAAAAAGGTTTTGGGAATCATCTCCTCCTTGACAATGAATGTAAATACAAGCATTATCAACTGCCTATCTTGCAAAGTGACAAGATCTACTCAGCATTAGCATTTTAACAATTCACAATGGAGAATGTCATTTTCAATAAGTCAATTGGCTGCTTCCCTTTAAATAGATTAAGACAAGGGTGGGTTGGATTCATCCTTGTCTAGTTTACTTAAATAAATGTTTATGACCTTTATAGTTTGctgatatattttaaaatttcaaGGCAAGACTAGCAAAGGGCCCACCCAAGGAAGTCTGCAATGGCAAGAGAAAATTCTTAGGCTGTATATTCACCTGTTCCAGGCTAAGAAGCCCCActgacaaagatttgatgaaacaGCTGTTTCTGTTTTGTAAACAGAAACCTGGTTCCAAGGGAGGCCACAAATACACTCTCCACTGGTGAGCACATTTCTCTCTGGCACTGGGCAAGGGCTCTCACTAAGTCTAGTAAATTATTTCCAAGCTTCTCCATGGCCATGgctggattaaccattaggccaagcaggcactggcctatgggcccccagccctttaggggccccagggcAGCTcccccgtttcccccctgcttgcagcctttccagcctgcatgcacagacagcaactgagccactctttgcccaacttgcctggtgcagc containing:
- the HSPB8 gene encoding heat shock protein beta-8, with protein sequence MADSQMPFSCHYPGRHRSLRDPFRESSLSSRLLDDDFGMSPFSGDLTADWPDWARPRLTTAWPGPLRSGMVRSTGLSPPGYSSRFGGYTEGAPFGGSPSSLSGEPWKVCVNVQSFKPEELTVKTKDGYVEVSGKHEEQQEEGGIVSKNFTKKIQLPGEVDPTTVFASLSPEGLLIIEGPQIPPYYQYGDSSYGNEIPVDNQETTCA